From the genome of Mustela lutreola isolate mMusLut2 chromosome 16, mMusLut2.pri, whole genome shotgun sequence, one region includes:
- the LOC131818521 gene encoding galectin-3-like — protein sequence MADNFSLNDALFGSGNPNPQGWPGQWGNQPAGAGGYPGASYPDAYSGQAPPGSYPGQAPPGGYPGQAPPGGYPGQAPPGAYPGPTAPAYPGPPAPGAHPGQQSGPGAYPPPGQPSAPGAQPAAGAFGIPAGPLTVPYDLPLPGGVMPRMLITILGTMKPNANRFALDFKRGNDVAFHFNPRFNEDNKRIIVCNTKLDNIWGKEERQATFPFESGKPFKIQVLVESDHFKVAVNDAHLL from the coding sequence ATGGCAGACAATTTTTCACTTAATGATGCTTTATTTGGGTCTGGAAACCCAAACCCTCAAGGATGGCCTGGTCAATGGGGAAACCAGCCTGCTGGAGCAGGGGGCTACCCAGGGGCCTCCTATCCTGATGCCTACTCTGGACAGGCCCCTCCTGGCAGTTATCCTGGACAGGCCCCTCCTGGTGGCTACCCTGGACAGGCCCCTCCTGGCGGCTATCCTGGACAGGCACCTCCAGGAGCCTACCCTGGCCCAACAGCTCCTGCTTATCCTGGACCACCTGCACCAGGAGCCCACCCTGGGCAACAGAGTGGGCCTGGGGCCTACCCGCCTCCTGGACAGCCAAGTGCTCCTGGAGCCCAGCCCGCTGCTGGCGCCTTTGGCATCCCTGCTGGACCACTGACTGTACCTTATGACCTGCCCTTGCCTGGAGGAGTCATGCCTCGCATGCTGATAACAATTCTGGGCACAATGAAGCCCAATGCAAACAGATTTGCTTTAGATTTCAAGAGAGGGAATGATGTTGCTTTCCACTTTAACCCACGCTTCAATGAGGACAACAAGAGAATCATTGTTTGTAATACAAAGCTGGATAACAtctggggaaaggaagaaagacaggcGACTTTCCCATTCGAAAGTGGTAAACCATTCAAAATACAAGTGCTGGTTGAATCTGACCACTTCAAGGTTGCGGTCAATGATGCTCACTTGTTGTAG